Proteins from a single region of Thunnus albacares chromosome 16, fThuAlb1.1, whole genome shotgun sequence:
- the mideasa gene encoding mitotic deacetylase associated SANT domain protein a, whose amino-acid sequence MSLPPQVNPDKSSKHRTAAMKEPVQHSGEVYYGMGPPALESSHSDSASGSGVYNPEKGPQGLPHYQQAAPVKWMHQESIQAPGWSQEAPVPAWGQNFGSYMGGVNVRGQMAFHKGVHEGVALPMGENQLQAPVEVYRDATQAQAQGRGHDWEQHAVAAMHQAQLQAYQHGHKGVELQGQSHVPPHTLQGSMLQPFQATFRPSKQQFPSGYYSVFPGNKGMPSLAYSEQPKTQQQQLLHQMQQQQQMHHHQQQQQRQQQQQQQQQQQQQQQQQLHQQHQLQLQQQQQQQQHLQQQQHQIQQQHQMQQQQQMQQIQQQYHQQQLQERQQQMQQMQQQQQQQQQQLQQQNVPQQETAQLQVQPKQQQTQNFATYQPPEPCPPEAESKKSDVQTVEPQQEAEVQTPDASAVPDPCPEKEATNPAEPSDAAPAAPRRSRRLSREGQSPLGPPSTNIWSQASKEPPLSQNGVAGVQAVKGGESQTTTGGVIQSTRRRRRASKEINLETLAQKASEMESLPAKIIKEDGPSGRQATMVPLVIPVSVPVHRSQTDPQGAWPQGRLGQAERPAGQSDRKPSVIVARRRSLRNSMTESYGQDGENDPGLDEDGKSKFKRRPRPEPLIIPPPKPSTFIPPSVYSSITSYQSNLRSPVRLPDNPLTLPPYTPPPILSPVREGSGLYFSTFLTNIAVSNQILPPPATPKTASRSLLRSTSSEITPPVLPLITDATPVSFEPRINIGQQYQAEIPDMQDQPSSQLDVHKADLVWLPLDESQLKHGDQESMGDLMNMACSSVLRGGGTNQELVLHCLHETGGDFLETLERLMLQDLPIFPKGHHLTGYHYSGSDSWTAEEKRYFNKGISAYRKDFFLVQKLVRTKTVAQCVEFYYTYKKQVKIGRNGILTFGPPYSPVDKHTEAVVDVKGSQQSKPTQGETDGDVKKEVTYDQIQESSHQARVAQSLQAHDYAGTVVMLKEPGSVNKEAHHPPTHHRSRAEPAAKKSRAAPTKPSQDPDAIFPCKKCGRVFYKVKSRSAHMKSHAEQEKKAAALRQKEQEEQAAAAARARKAAAAAAAAAAAAAHQGGNGNGVTDQAEVSSQEDSSEGEDDDDEDWH is encoded by the exons ATGAGTCTTCCTCCACAAGTTAATCCTGACAAGAGCAGCAAGCATCGGACTGCAGCCATGAAAGAGCCTGTGCAGCATTCAGGGGAGGTTTATTATGGTATGGGACCTCCAGCTTTAGAGTCAAGCCACAGTGACTCCGCCAGCGGTTCTGGTGTTTATAACCCCGAGAAAGGGCCCCAGGGTCTACCGCATTATCAACAGGCCGCTCCAGTAAAGTGGATGCACCAGGAGTCCATACAGGCCCCCGGCTGGTCTCAGGAAGCTCCTGTGCCAGCCTGGGGGCAGAACTTTGGCTCCTACATGGGTGGAGTGAACGTCCGGGGTCAGATGGCGTTCCACAAAGGAGTCCATGAAGGTGTGGCTCTGCCGATGGGAGAAAATCAACTGCAAGCGCCTGTTGAGGTTTACAGAGATGCCACTCAGGCTCAAGCTCAGGGGAGGGGGCATGACTGGGAGCAGCATGCCGTGGCCGCGATGCACCAGGCTCAGCTGCAAGCCTATCAGCACGGCCACAAAGGAGTAGAGCTCCAGGGTCAGTCCCACGTGCCGCCTCACACTTTGCAGGGGTCCATGCTGCAACCCTTCCAGGCAACTTTTAGGCCCAGCAAGCAACAGTTTCCGTCTGGCTATTACTCGGTTTTTCCGGGCAACAAGGGAATGCCGAGCCTGGCTTACAGCGAGCAGCCTAAAAcgcagcaacagcagctgctgcaccagatgcagcaacagcaacaaatgcACCATcatcagcaacagcagcagcgacaacaacaacaacaacaacaacaacaacaacagcaacaacagcagcagcagttgcaTCAACAGCATCAACTTCAGttgcaacaacagcagcagcagcagcagcatttgcagcaacagcagcaccaaattcagcagcagcaccaaatgcaacagcagcaacaaatgCAGCAAATACAGCAACAGTATCATCAGCAACAGCTACAGGAGCGACAGCAACAAATGCAGcaaatgcagcagcagcagcagcagcagcagcaacaactgcaacaacaaaatgtgCCACAGCAAGAAACGGCACAACTTCAGGTGCaaccaaaacagcaacaaacccAAAACTTTGCGACCTATCAGCCTCCTGAGCCTTGTCCACCTGAGGCCGAGTCTAAAAAGAGTGATGTCCAAACAGTGGAGCCGCAGCAGGAAGCAGAAGTCCAAACCCCTGATGCATCAGCCGTACCTGATCCGTGCCCCGAAAAGGAGGCCACAAATCCTGCAGAGCCGTCAGATGCAGCGCCAGCCGCCCCTCGACGCTCGCGCCGCCTTTCCAGAGAGGGACAGTCCCCATTGGGTCCCCCTTCAACAAACATCTGGTCTCAAGCCTCCAAAGAGCCTCCACTGTCCCAGAATGGAGTTGCTGGCGTACAGGCTGTGAAAGGAGGGGAAAGCCAAACGACAACAGGGGGAGTCATCCAGAGCACCCGTAGGAGAAGGAGGGCGTCCAAGGAGATCAACTTGGAAACTCTCGCTCAGAAGGCATCAGAAATGGAGTCCCTGCCTGCTAAAATAatcaag GAAGACGGTCCTTCAGGCAGGCAGGCCACCATGGTGCCTCTAGTCATTCCTGTGTCTGTGCCAGTGCACAGGAGTCAAACGGATCCTCAGGGCGCCTGGCCTCAGGGACGACTCGGCCAGGCTGAGCGGCCTGCAGGGCAGTCTGATCGCAAACCTTCTGTCATTGTGGCTCGCCGGCGATCACTCAGAAACTCCATGACCGAGAGTTACGGCCAG GATGGGGAGAACGATCCAGGTCTGGATGAGGATGGAAAATCCAAATTTAAGCGCCGGCCTCGCCCGGAGCCCCTCATCATTCCTCCTCCCAAACCATCcaccttcatccctccatccgtTTACTCCAGCATAACTTCCTACCAGAGCAACCTGCGCTCCCCTGTCCGCCTGCCGGACAACCCCCTCACCCTGCCCCCTTACACGCCTCCGCCCATTCTGTCTCCTGTGCGGGAGGGCTCGGGTCTCTACTTCTCCACCTTCCTGACCAACATCGCTGTGAGCAACCAAATCCTGCCGCCGCCGGCTACACCCAAGACTGCATCAAGAAGTCTCTTGCGCTCCa caaGTTCAGAAATCACACCGCCGGTCCTGCCCTTGATCACTGATGCCACACCTGTTAGCTTTGAACC GCGTATCAACATCGGACAGCAGTACCAGGCAGAAATACCAGACATGCAAGATCAACCTTCCTCCCAGCTTGACGTGCACAAGGCTGACTTAGTTTGGCTCCCTCTGGATGAATCCCAACTTAAACACGGTGATCAAGAAAGCA TGGGGGATTTGATGAACATGGCTTGTTCCAGCGTGCTCAGAGGCGGAGGAACCAATCAGGAGCTGGTTTTACACTGTTTACATGAGACTGGAGGTGATTTCCTT GAGACGCTGGAACGTCTGATGCTTCAGGATCTTCCAATCTTCCCCAAAGGCCATCACCTGACAGGTTATCACTACTCAG GCTCCGACAGCTGGACTGCAGAAGAGAAGCGCTACTTCAATAAAGGGATCTCTGCCTACAGGAAGGATTTCTTTCTGGTGCAGAAACTG GTGCGGACCAAGACTGTGGCTCAGTGTGTAGAGTTCTACTACACATACAAGAAGCAGGTGAAGATCGGTCGCAACGGGATTTTAACCTTCGGCCCTCCATATTCACCAGTGGATAAACACACTGAGGCCGTGGTGGATGTTAAG GGTTCACAGCAGTCAAAACCGACTCAAGGAGAGACGGATGGGGATGTAAAGAAGGAAGTTACTTATGACCAGATCCAAGAGAGCAGCCACCAGGCGAGGGTTGCTCAGTCACTACAGGCTCATGACTAT GCAGGAACAGTGGTGATGCTCAAAGAGCCGGGCAGTGTGAATAAGGAGGCTCACCACCCGCCAACACATCACAGATCTCGGGCTGAGCCGGCAGCAAAGAAGAGCAGAGCTGCTCCAACGAAGCCCTCGCAGGATCCTGATGCAATTTTTCCATGCAAGAAATGTGGCAG GGTGTTTTATAAAGTGAAGAGTCGAAGTGCCCACATGAAGAGTCACGCCGAGCAGGAGAAGAAGGCTGCAGCACTGCGTcagaaagagcaggaggagcaggcaGCAGCCGCAGCCCGGGCCAGAAaggcagcagcggcagcagcggcggcggcggcggcggcggctcaTCAAGGCGGAAACGGAAACGGAGTGACGGATCAGGCGGAGGTCAGCAGCCAGGAAGATTCATCTGAGGGAGAAGATGACGATGACGAGGACTGGCACTGA